In a single window of the Larimichthys crocea isolate SSNF chromosome XVII, L_crocea_2.0, whole genome shotgun sequence genome:
- the tbxa2r gene encoding thromboxane A2 receptor, with protein MNASALPLSNNTPLCFSINSPPFPRIKGVAAYSAIFTTLGLTSNLIAFIVLLKSFRQTQSRSRSSFLIFLGGLVITDFMGLLVTGSIVISYYVTYFNWRQLDPNCHFCNFMGMSMVFYGLCPLLLGAAMALERCVGINCPFARSTSMPRSRTVNMVLMVWLTAGIIALLPLTGLGSYHMQIPGSWCFFNISSKGTDLYFSLIFSLAGLISVAMSFVLNTVSVVTLIKVCCGQDRTQRRRDHEIEMMVQLILIMIIGSICWCPLLIFIAETVLSGSPLQIKKLLLCIRFATWNQILDPWVYILFRRAVLKRIYPRIDWSRGSIISSTIRKLTRTSLRTTVHSDETDEPGKSNVMATST; from the exons ATGAATGCCTCAGCCCTGCCACTCTCCAACAACACCCCACTCTGCTTCTCCATCAACAGCCCTCCATTCCCCCGAATCAAAGGTGTGGCTGCCTACTCAGCAATCTTTACCACTTTGGGTCTCACGTCCAATCTCATCGCCTTCATTGTTCTCCTGAAGTCCTTCCGGCAGACACAGAGCCGATCACGCTCTTCCTTCCTGATCTTCCTGGGCGGGCTGGTGATTACTGATTTCATGGGTCTTCTGGTCACAGGCAGCATCGTGATCTCCTACTATGTCACATACTTTAATTGGCGCCAGTTAGATCCGAACTGCCACTTCTGCAACTTCATGGGCATGTCTATGGTCTTCTATGGGCTGTGCCCACTGCTCCTTGGTGCCGCCATGGCCTTGGAGCGCTGTGTTGGCATCAACTGTCCATTTGCACGCTCCACCAGCATGCCTAGGAGCCGGACAGTCAATATGGTGCTGATGGTGTGGTTGACTGCCGGCATCATAGCTTTACTGCCCCTAACAGGCCTTGGGAGCTACCACATGCAGATACCTGGCTCCTGGTGTTTTTTCAACATCAGCTCGAAGGGAACTGACCTGTATTTCTCCCTCATCTTCTCCTTGGCCGGGTTGATCAGTGTCGCCATGTCATTTGTACTGAACACAGTGAGCGTAGTGACACTGATCAAGGTGTGCTGTGGACAGGATAGGACCCAGCGCCGCCGAGATCACGAGATTGAGATGATGGTTCAGCTCATCCTCATCATGATCATTGGTTCTATCTGCTGGTGCCCCCTCCTG ATCTTTATTGCAGAAACTGTGCTGTCCGGAAGTCCTCTCCAAATCAAAAAGCTGCTTCTATGTATACGCTTCGCCACCTGGAACCAGATCCTGGATCCGTGGGTATACATCCTGTTTCGCAGAGCAGTTCTCAAGAGAATCTACCCACGCATCGACTGGTCTCGGGGCTCCATCATATCCTCCACCATCCGTAAATTGACACGGACTTCACTTCGGACCACTGTACATTCAGATGAAACAGATGAGCCTGGGAAATCAAATGTTATGGCCACATCTACATAG
- the gipc3 gene encoding PDZ domain-containing protein GIPC3 isoform X1: MQNGEAMSPQDSKAGAEAVEEQKAQNQSQNQGCAEPTAPPLPPPSPPPPGPPEYPRPRLIFHTQLAHGSPTGRIHGFTNVKELYAKIAEVFNISPSEILFCTLNSHKVDMQKLLGGQIGLEDFIFAHVRGETKEVEVTKTEDALGLTITDNGAGYAFIKRIKEGSTIDRLKTVCVGDHIEAINDQSIVGCRHYEVAKMLKEQPRGIPFTLRLVGPKKAFDMIGMRTRAPKSNEGKIVNGRETLRLRSKGAATVQEVQNEFEEQATKKVDDLLESYMGIRDLELATTIVEAGKDKKNPDDFAEALDSVLGDFAFPDVFLFDVWGAIGDVKNGRI, encoded by the exons ATGCAGAACGGGGAGGCTATGAGCCCGCAGGACTCCAAGGCAGGGGCCGAGGCTGTGGAGGAGCAGAAGgcccagaaccagagccagaaTCAGGGGTGTGCGGAGCCCACAGCAcctccactccctcctccttcaccgCCACCACCAGGGCCACCAGAATACCCGAGACCAAGGCTCATCTTCCACACCCAGCTGGCTCACGGGAGTCCCACAGGCCGCATCCATGGATTCACTAACGTCAAGGAGCTGTACGCCAAGATTGCTGAAGTGTTCAACATTTCCCCATCAGAG ATCCTGTTCTGCACCCTCAACTCTCATAAAGTGGACATGCAGAAGCTACTGGGGGGGCAGATTGGACTGGAAGACTTTATCTTCGCTCACGTCAGAGGAGAGAccaaagaggtggaggtgacaaagacagaagatGCATTGGGTCTCACTATCACAGACAATGGAGCTGGATATGCTTTCATCAAG AGGATAAAGGAAGGCAGCACCATTGACCGACTGAAGACAGTATGTGTTGGTGACCACATTGAGGCCATCAATGACCAGAGCATTGTAGGGTGCCGACACTATGAGGTGGCTAAGATGCTAAAAGAGCAACCGAGAGGCATACCCTTCACTCTCCGCCTGGTGGGGCCCAAGAAGGCCTTTG ATATGATTGGAATGAGGACCAGAGCGCCAAAATCTAATGAGGGCAAGATCGTGAATGGGAGGGAGACGCTGCGTCTTCGCTCCAAGGGTGCTGCAACGGTTCAGGAAGTG CAGAATGAGTTTGAAGAACAGGCCACCAAGAAAGTGGACGACCTGCTGGAGAGCTATATGGGCATCAGAGATCTGGAGCTGG CAACTACCATTGTGGAAGCGGGCAAAGACAAGAAGAACCCTGATGACTTTGCAGAAGCCTTGGACTCAGTTCTGGGAGATTTTGCTTTCCccgatgtgtttttgtttgatgtatGGGGAGCGATTGGAGATGTCAAAAATGGTAGGATTTAG
- the gipc3 gene encoding PDZ domain-containing protein GIPC3 isoform X2 encodes MQNGEAMSPQDSKAGAEAVEEQKAQNQSQNQGCAEPTAPPLPPPSPPPPGPPEYPRPRLIFHTQLAHGSPTGRIHGFTNVKELYAKIAEVFNISPSEILFCTLNSHKVDMQKLLGGQIGLEDFIFAHVRGETKEVEVTKTEDALGLTITDNGAGYAFIKRIKEGSTIDRLKTVCVGDHIEAINDQSIVGCRHYEVAKMLKEQPRGIPFTLRLVGPKKAFDMIGMRTRAPKSNEGKIVNGRETLRLRSKGAATVQEVNEFEEQATKKVDDLLESYMGIRDLELATTIVEAGKDKKNPDDFAEALDSVLGDFAFPDVFLFDVWGAIGDVKNGRI; translated from the exons ATGCAGAACGGGGAGGCTATGAGCCCGCAGGACTCCAAGGCAGGGGCCGAGGCTGTGGAGGAGCAGAAGgcccagaaccagagccagaaTCAGGGGTGTGCGGAGCCCACAGCAcctccactccctcctccttcaccgCCACCACCAGGGCCACCAGAATACCCGAGACCAAGGCTCATCTTCCACACCCAGCTGGCTCACGGGAGTCCCACAGGCCGCATCCATGGATTCACTAACGTCAAGGAGCTGTACGCCAAGATTGCTGAAGTGTTCAACATTTCCCCATCAGAG ATCCTGTTCTGCACCCTCAACTCTCATAAAGTGGACATGCAGAAGCTACTGGGGGGGCAGATTGGACTGGAAGACTTTATCTTCGCTCACGTCAGAGGAGAGAccaaagaggtggaggtgacaaagacagaagatGCATTGGGTCTCACTATCACAGACAATGGAGCTGGATATGCTTTCATCAAG AGGATAAAGGAAGGCAGCACCATTGACCGACTGAAGACAGTATGTGTTGGTGACCACATTGAGGCCATCAATGACCAGAGCATTGTAGGGTGCCGACACTATGAGGTGGCTAAGATGCTAAAAGAGCAACCGAGAGGCATACCCTTCACTCTCCGCCTGGTGGGGCCCAAGAAGGCCTTTG ATATGATTGGAATGAGGACCAGAGCGCCAAAATCTAATGAGGGCAAGATCGTGAATGGGAGGGAGACGCTGCGTCTTCGCTCCAAGGGTGCTGCAACGGTTCAGGAAGTG AATGAGTTTGAAGAACAGGCCACCAAGAAAGTGGACGACCTGCTGGAGAGCTATATGGGCATCAGAGATCTGGAGCTGG CAACTACCATTGTGGAAGCGGGCAAAGACAAGAAGAACCCTGATGACTTTGCAGAAGCCTTGGACTCAGTTCTGGGAGATTTTGCTTTCCccgatgtgtttttgtttgatgtatGGGGAGCGATTGGAGATGTCAAAAATGGTAGGATTTAG